A part of Thermococcus sp. SY098 genomic DNA contains:
- a CDS encoding MazG nucleotide pyrophosphohydrolase domain-containing protein codes for MNIREFQQMIKSIYFHRDSQRGLERTFLWFVEEVGELSEALRRGKKEDIEEELADVFAWLVSLANLAGVDLEKAALKKYPNRCPYCGKNPCECEKE; via the coding sequence ATGAATATTAGAGAGTTTCAGCAAATGATAAAAAGCATATACTTTCACAGAGATTCACAGAGAGGATTAGAGCGGACTTTTCTATGGTTTGTTGAAGAAGTGGGAGAGCTTTCTGAGGCTTTGAGAAGAGGGAAGAAGGAAGATATAGAGGAAGAGCTTGCTGATGTTTTTGCTTGGCTTGTGAGTTTAGCAAACTTAGCTGGTGTTGATCTTGAGAAAGCTGCCCTCAAGAAATACCCCAATCGATGCCCGTATTGTGGAAAAAATCCCTGCGAGTGCGAGAAAGAATGA
- a CDS encoding class III signal peptide-containing protein: MKRAQSSLEYLILIAVIVILVAVVVRYAGSGAKEVPITGTIYIDPELSPVVEETLQKIKWQAKYSYPPGCKATKCDFYVSVNLKYYKTGNHKGEYRLDVYIGGEASKIRRIRVSLCTGWEKVVDANGFDRNYFVGYFAKKELDPLFPCQVTVMAWIK; this comes from the coding sequence ATGAAAAGGGCGCAGAGTTCCTTGGAATATTTGATTCTCATTGCCGTTATTGTTATACTTGTGGCTGTAGTTGTTAGGTATGCCGGGTCAGGTGCAAAAGAAGTCCCCATTACCGGAACTATTTATATAGACCCGGAGCTTTCTCCAGTGGTCGAAGAAACCCTTCAAAAAATAAAATGGCAGGCAAAATATAGCTACCCTCCAGGATGCAAGGCAACAAAATGTGATTTCTACGTATCTGTCAACCTAAAATACTACAAAACAGGAAACCACAAAGGGGAGTATCGTCTTGATGTATATATTGGTGGAGAAGCATCAAAAATCAGAAGGATAAGGGTATCTCTATGCACTGGATGGGAGAAGGTAGTGGACGCAAATGGATTTGACCGTAACTACTTTGTAGGATATTTCGCCAAAAAAGAACTTGACCCTCTTTTCCCGTGTCAAGTCACAGTAATGGCTTGGATAAAGTGA
- a CDS encoding ArnT family glycosyltransferase has translation MMWRKKVKSIDKRVLAFIMIFLYYFVTRLYGISGHMNEYFDYDEGTYLMIARLINQGYLPYRDIYAVHPPLFYYMLALWLRIFGDNYVIGRLLSVFLGFLSLIVAYYIGKEVKNWKLGVAFTGLLAMDPLLIHVNPLVFHESSIELFTLLSLYYFVRYTKTKNPKYAYISLFWAGIGSTSKFTILPFAVALYLTIFFSLNQEIFEHVKNASKVLLNKKQVFIGLVSYILITLISMSAIFMWPSELVRKLMIVPGLHKIEVYGQIIPSAFLLAMWGVLTVYVFRISYVDKLIRFAIFSIKNLRSAILLALAFLLPKFIIEGALGVMISRDYIYQTYLAQGGRGFPIINLFMYIGDKFGHIYNNTLELMIANVPLILLIAVILLVWTLDLSSEPNPVSQHLRALFIVSFFVYFFISPTLPNDRFLISLWLVLYLLLLEFLSSVKFTKRQLYGILSIFVVFLLIADYGMVYQYPQGKLKFIWAVHSKEMRDELKEYILKNNLSNEKFYAVNPMNTYYLGLQTEPYYIDTFGLILLKDMNSSQIIKELSEDGIKYYILSTWIYYKWPKPVDKEFKNLTLTIHKTGQLLYAITSPNGEIMEIIKTNKNQDNIVYFRVFKTNLLINMNEKMIAQIKPSFGNISTVKMIKVSENMYLWEIKYNKNQTTIFHVYPSKDSLTITSPQLVRLTLEFPQYVPLLSTRLEKVHNCITPSNTTIIITGDDYDIIISGNMTKIKLSNKSTSFLMKFIKIKVRRYEHKNNQD, from the coding sequence ATGATGTGGAGGAAAAAAGTTAAATCAATAGATAAAAGGGTATTGGCGTTTATAATGATTTTTTTGTATTACTTTGTTACCCGTCTTTATGGAATTTCTGGTCATATGAATGAGTATTTTGACTATGATGAAGGTACTTATCTCATGATCGCAAGACTAATTAATCAAGGTTATTTACCTTACAGAGATATTTATGCAGTCCATCCGCCTCTTTTTTATTACATGCTTGCTCTCTGGCTCAGGATATTTGGAGATAATTATGTGATTGGCAGACTGCTTTCTGTATTTCTGGGGTTTTTATCATTAATTGTGGCATATTATATAGGAAAGGAAGTTAAAAACTGGAAACTGGGAGTTGCGTTTACTGGGTTGCTGGCTATGGATCCACTGTTAATTCATGTAAATCCTTTAGTCTTCCATGAAAGCTCAATTGAACTTTTTACCTTACTGTCTCTGTATTATTTTGTAAGGTATACCAAAACGAAGAATCCTAAATATGCTTACATTTCACTTTTCTGGGCTGGAATAGGAAGCACGTCCAAGTTTACGATACTTCCCTTTGCTGTTGCTTTATATCTCACAATTTTCTTCTCCCTCAACCAGGAAATTTTTGAACACGTTAAAAATGCCAGCAAAGTGTTATTAAACAAAAAACAAGTATTCATAGGTTTAGTTAGTTACATCTTAATAACTCTTATCTCCATGTCAGCAATTTTTATGTGGCCATCTGAGTTAGTAAGAAAGCTGATGATCGTTCCAGGTTTGCATAAAATAGAGGTTTATGGGCAGATAATACCCTCCGCATTTTTGCTTGCAATGTGGGGAGTTTTAACAGTGTATGTATTCAGGATATCCTATGTAGACAAACTTATTAGATTTGCAATCTTTTCAATAAAAAACCTAAGATCCGCAATTTTACTCGCTTTGGCTTTTTTACTCCCCAAATTTATTATTGAGGGGGCATTGGGTGTCATGATAAGCAGAGATTACATTTATCAAACATATCTTGCTCAAGGGGGAAGAGGCTTTCCAATTATAAATCTGTTTATGTATATTGGAGATAAGTTTGGTCATATCTACAACAACACGCTGGAGCTCATGATCGCAAATGTTCCACTAATACTACTAATCGCCGTTATCCTTCTTGTTTGGACACTTGACCTAAGTTCTGAGCCAAATCCCGTTAGTCAGCACCTAAGGGCACTATTTATTGTTAGTTTTTTTGTGTATTTTTTCATATCCCCAACCCTGCCAAATGACAGATTTTTAATTTCTTTGTGGCTTGTGCTATATTTACTTCTACTTGAGTTTTTAAGCTCTGTCAAATTTACCAAGAGGCAACTATACGGCATATTGTCTATCTTCGTAGTCTTTCTGCTAATTGCGGATTATGGAATGGTTTATCAGTACCCCCAAGGAAAGCTAAAATTCATCTGGGCAGTGCATAGCAAAGAAATGAGAGACGAATTAAAAGAGTACATTTTAAAAAACAATCTGTCAAACGAGAAATTCTATGCTGTAAATCCTATGAATACATACTATTTGGGTCTTCAAACCGAGCCATATTACATTGATACTTTTGGCTTGATACTCTTGAAAGATATGAACTCGAGCCAGATAATTAAGGAGCTTTCAGAAGATGGAATAAAGTACTACATTCTGAGCACTTGGATATACTACAAATGGCCTAAACCTGTTGATAAGGAATTCAAAAACTTAACCTTGACTATTCACAAAACTGGTCAATTATTATATGCAATAACATCCCCTAATGGAGAAATAATGGAGATCATTAAAACAAATAAAAATCAGGATAATATTGTGTATTTTAGAGTCTTTAAAACAAATCTTCTGATTAATATGAATGAAAAGATGATTGCACAAATAAAACCATCTTTCGGCAATATTAGTACTGTAAAAATGATAAAAGTTTCTGAAAATATGTATCTCTGGGAAATAAAATATAATAAAAATCAAACTACAATTTTCCACGTATACCCAAGCAAAGACTCTCTTACCATAACTTCACCTCAACTTGTTAGATTAACACTTGAATTTCCGCAGTACGTTCCACTTTTAAGCACAAGATTAGAAAAAGTACATAATTGCATTACCCCCTCCAACACAACAATTATTATCACTGGAGATGACTATGACATAATTATATCTGGAAATATGACTAAGATTAAACTTTCAAACAAGAGCACCAGCTTTTTAATGAAATTTATTAAAATCAAGGTGAGGAGATATGAACACAAAAACAACCAAGATTAA
- a CDS encoding lipoate protein ligase C-terminal domain-containing protein, translated as MRKIGEHKAKKGLIRFEIEEKDGIAENVKITGDFFIYPENTIEELEKKLKGHKLEELEHIIDEFFAMRLDVEMPYINVEDFKIALKNALRGEHE; from the coding sequence ATGAGGAAGATAGGAGAACATAAAGCAAAGAAGGGGCTGATAAGATTTGAAATTGAAGAAAAAGACGGTATTGCTGAGAATGTTAAAATTACAGGGGATTTCTTTATATATCCCGAAAATACTATCGAGGAGCTTGAGAAAAAACTCAAAGGGCATAAACTTGAAGAGCTTGAGCATATAATTGATGAATTTTTTGCAATGAGGCTTGATGTGGAAATGCCTTACATAAATGTTGAAGATTTCAAAATAGCATTAAAGAACGCATTGAGGGGAGAGCATGAATAA
- a CDS encoding DUF354 domain-containing protein yields MKIWIDIVNSPHAHFFKGIIKELEKRGHEILVTTREFDGLTDILDMLGIDYYVVGKHGGSTLEGKLLASAERQYKLAKLIIEEKPDLCAHKNSPEAPRVAYGLGIPTIGFVDNDTSVPVNKLMLPFTNRVIYPKAIDAYDLIRCGADANSLRPINGFPEIAHLYGFKPNTAPLKELGIEKYSYIVMRTEPIKANYFNGDAEKSILEDIIPLLPDLPIVLFPRTEEQAKRFKRFDNVIIPDHVTDSLSLLYYAKLMIGAGGTMNREALALGTPTISTYPGKLLAITKWLISLGIKYHSTNPIEVASKAWEMVRKNGTYRNYIRSVVSTLENPVEVMIEEIETYEELGTFPPLQNSKAVTS; encoded by the coding sequence ATGAAGATATGGATTGACATTGTAAATTCACCTCATGCTCACTTCTTCAAGGGTATAATTAAAGAGCTTGAAAAAAGGGGTCATGAAATTCTGGTTACGACGAGAGAGTTTGATGGGCTAACTGATATTCTCGACATGCTTGGGATCGACTATTATGTTGTTGGTAAGCATGGTGGATCAACCTTAGAGGGGAAGCTTCTTGCAAGCGCTGAGAGACAGTACAAGCTGGCAAAGCTTATAATCGAAGAAAAACCAGATCTCTGTGCCCATAAGAATTCTCCAGAGGCTCCAAGAGTTGCCTATGGTTTAGGGATACCTACTATTGGATTTGTGGACAATGATACCTCAGTTCCTGTTAACAAGCTCATGCTGCCTTTTACAAATAGGGTGATTTATCCCAAAGCTATTGATGCTTATGACTTAATTAGATGTGGGGCTGATGCAAACTCCCTGAGACCAATTAATGGATTTCCAGAAATAGCTCACTTATATGGATTCAAACCCAACACAGCGCCCTTAAAAGAGCTTGGGATTGAGAAATACAGTTATATCGTTATGAGAACTGAGCCCATAAAAGCCAATTACTTTAATGGAGATGCCGAAAAAAGCATTCTTGAGGACATCATCCCTCTTCTCCCGGATCTCCCGATAGTCTTATTCCCCAGAACAGAAGAACAGGCTAAGAGATTTAAACGGTTTGATAATGTCATAATTCCTGATCATGTAACCGACAGTTTAAGCCTTCTCTATTATGCAAAGCTCATGATAGGAGCAGGGGGAACCATGAACAGAGAAGCATTGGCACTTGGCACACCAACAATTTCAACATATCCTGGAAAGCTCTTAGCAATTACAAAATGGCTCATAAGCTTGGGAATTAAATACCATTCAACTAACCCAATTGAAGTTGCAAGCAAGGCTTGGGAAATGGTCAGGAAAAACGGCACATACAGAAATTACATTCGCAGTGTTGTTTCAACTCTTGAAAATCCTGTTGAAGTGATGATTGAAGAAATAGAGACATATGAGGAGCTTGGAACATTCCCCCCACTGCAAAATTCAAAAGCTGTAACCAGCTAA
- a CDS encoding dihydrodipicolinate synthase family protein, translating to MRGVIVPLVTPFNEDYSLDFQALEEHINYLQRAGVHGIFVNATTGEFTSLTKEERKLLAERGRELVNASFYLVGTASPNTLEVVELTKHAEDIGADYAVIAPPYYCPLKDKALFTHYSTIAERTDIPIILYNIPSCANPLSIQVIKELALEYSSIAGVKETIDSISHVRDVIFEVKGERKDFKVFTGLDHHFLNTLILGGDGGIMACANFAPEIHLKLFEAFEENRPEMFEYARKLAKLSQVYNLASSFGSAIKIAMQLRGFPIKPVLRPPYVIDGKETREKIKELLSSLELIP from the coding sequence ATGAGGGGTGTAATTGTTCCATTAGTAACTCCGTTTAATGAAGACTACTCACTGGACTTTCAGGCTTTAGAGGAGCATATAAACTATCTCCAAAGAGCGGGGGTTCATGGGATTTTTGTAAATGCAACTACAGGAGAGTTCACAAGCCTCACCAAGGAAGAAAGAAAGCTCTTAGCTGAAAGAGGGCGGGAACTTGTAAATGCATCGTTTTATCTTGTGGGAACTGCCTCGCCAAACACACTTGAAGTGGTAGAGCTAACCAAACATGCTGAAGATATCGGTGCAGATTATGCGGTAATAGCCCCACCATATTACTGTCCGCTGAAGGACAAAGCCCTTTTCACCCATTATTCAACGATAGCAGAGAGAACGGATATTCCAATAATTCTCTACAATATCCCAAGCTGTGCAAATCCGTTAAGCATTCAGGTGATAAAGGAGCTGGCTCTTGAGTACAGTAGCATAGCTGGAGTTAAAGAAACAATAGACAGCATAAGTCATGTGAGAGACGTTATCTTTGAAGTTAAAGGAGAAAGAAAAGACTTCAAAGTATTTACAGGGTTGGATCATCACTTCCTGAATACATTAATCCTCGGAGGCGATGGAGGTATAATGGCATGTGCAAATTTTGCTCCTGAAATCCATCTCAAGCTCTTTGAGGCATTTGAAGAAAACAGGCCGGAAATGTTTGAATACGCCAGAAAACTGGCAAAACTCTCACAAGTTTATAATTTGGCATCTTCTTTCGGCTCTGCGATAAAAATCGCAATGCAGCTTAGAGGTTTTCCAATAAAACCAGTGCTAAGACCTCCATACGTGATAGATGGAAAAGAAACAAGAGAAAAGATAAAAGAACTGTTGTCCTCACTGGAGCTTATACCTTAA
- a CDS encoding stage II sporulation protein M, with amino-acid sequence MNKKIFLALLGTFLIGASLGVVFTVLNPQFAENLFLNLKQIFGSKLNGVPDSFTLFKLIFLNNTRVAILAAFGGVLFGVVPLGILFFNGFLVGIVMEYSYLQGESLTKILLSILPHGIVEIPAFAIAGLGGIEWYLEIIKGEGTLGDRFRRGFRTAMRMLGIAIFMLLIAALIEAYVTPSLAGYSF; translated from the coding sequence ATGAATAAGAAAATCTTCTTGGCTCTTCTCGGAACATTTTTGATTGGAGCTTCATTGGGAGTAGTCTTTACAGTTTTAAATCCCCAGTTTGCGGAAAATCTGTTCTTGAATTTAAAACAGATTTTTGGTAGCAAACTTAATGGCGTTCCAGACAGTTTTACCCTTTTTAAATTGATATTTCTAAACAATACACGAGTGGCTATTTTGGCGGCTTTTGGTGGTGTGCTGTTTGGGGTTGTGCCCTTGGGAATTCTCTTCTTTAATGGCTTCTTAGTGGGAATCGTCATGGAATATTCTTATCTCCAGGGTGAAAGCTTAACAAAAATCCTGCTCTCAATCCTGCCCCATGGGATTGTTGAAATCCCTGCATTTGCAATTGCAGGTCTGGGAGGAATTGAATGGTATCTGGAGATTATTAAAGGGGAAGGAACTCTTGGCGATAGATTCAGAAGAGGATTTAGAACAGCCATGAGAATGCTTGGCATAGCTATTTTCATGCTTTTAATTGCGGCGCTCATTGAGGCATATGTTACTCCTTCTTTAGCTGGTTACAGCTTTTGA
- the prf1 gene encoding peptide chain release factor aRF-1, whose translation MSHTSAEMYELKKKVEELKKFRGRATELVSLYIPAGYDLNKVMQQLREEYGTAQNIKSKSTRKNVLGALERAMQHLKLYKQTPPTGLALFVGNVSEQEGVSDIRVFAVIPPEPLKVRLYRCDQTFVTEPLEEMLRVKDAYGLITVEKNEATIGILRGKRIEVVDELTSNVPGKTRAGGQSARRYERIREQETHEFMKRIGEHANKAFLPLLEKGELKGIIVGGPGPTKEEFIEGDYLHHELRKKVIGVVDISYHGEYGLRELVEKASDILSEHEAIKEKKLIQDFFRHLVKDTGMITYGEKEVRKALELGAVDVLLISEGYDKVRVKAKCNNCGWEELKTMNEQEFEVYRRKLKTCPKCGSQNISFEKWDVAEELIKMAEEIGARVEIISLDTEEGQQFYKAFGGLGAFLRYKLQ comes from the coding sequence ATGTCTCACACTTCAGCTGAAATGTATGAGTTAAAGAAAAAAGTGGAAGAGCTGAAAAAGTTCAGGGGGAGAGCAACTGAACTTGTCTCTCTGTACATTCCTGCCGGTTATGACCTCAATAAGGTCATGCAGCAACTTAGAGAGGAGTACGGAACTGCCCAGAACATAAAATCAAAATCAACCAGAAAAAACGTTCTTGGAGCCTTGGAAAGAGCAATGCAGCATCTCAAGCTTTACAAGCAGACTCCTCCCACGGGATTGGCGTTATTCGTTGGCAATGTAAGCGAGCAGGAAGGTGTAAGTGATATCAGGGTGTTTGCGGTCATCCCGCCAGAACCTTTGAAAGTAAGGCTTTATCGATGTGATCAGACTTTTGTCACGGAACCCTTAGAAGAGATGCTCCGAGTTAAAGATGCTTATGGTCTCATAACTGTTGAAAAAAATGAAGCCACAATAGGTATTCTCCGAGGGAAGAGAATCGAAGTCGTTGATGAGCTTACATCAAACGTTCCTGGGAAAACAAGAGCCGGAGGACAGTCTGCCCGAAGATATGAGCGAATTAGAGAGCAGGAAACGCATGAATTTATGAAGAGAATCGGGGAACATGCCAATAAGGCGTTTTTACCCCTTCTTGAAAAAGGTGAGCTTAAGGGGATCATAGTCGGAGGACCTGGACCAACAAAAGAGGAATTTATTGAAGGAGACTACCTCCATCACGAGCTCAGAAAGAAAGTAATTGGAGTCGTTGACATAAGCTATCACGGTGAGTATGGTCTGAGGGAGCTTGTTGAAAAAGCAAGTGATATTCTATCAGAGCATGAAGCGATCAAAGAGAAGAAGCTGATCCAGGATTTCTTCAGACATCTTGTTAAGGACACGGGGATGATAACATACGGAGAGAAAGAAGTAAGGAAGGCTTTGGAACTCGGAGCCGTTGATGTTCTGCTGATCAGCGAGGGGTATGATAAAGTTAGGGTTAAAGCCAAGTGCAACAACTGCGGTTGGGAAGAGCTCAAAACAATGAACGAGCAGGAGTTTGAGGTTTATAGGAGGAAACTTAAGACATGTCCAAAATGTGGCAGCCAGAACATCAGCTTTGAAAAATGGGATGTTGCAGAAGAGTTAATAAAGATGGCGGAGGAGATAGGGGCAAGAGTTGAGATTATTTCGCTTGACACTGAGGAGGGGCAACAGTTCTACAAAGCCTTTGGCGGATTAGGGGCATTCTTAAGGTATAAGCTCCAGTGA
- a CDS encoding arginine--tRNA ligase codes for MAYDDIKEEIKLILKEIIRDMLEKEGKSWDGEILFDETPNMELGDFATTVAFQLAKIFRKAPRIIAQEIVEKTKNKLPEYISKVEVAGAGYINFFLDYEKFGKLTIEEILKKGENYGKSNIGKGKKVVIEHTSVNPTKPLHMGHARNSILGDTMARVMRALGYNVEVQNYIDDLGIQFAQVMWGYLNLKEELEKIKAEIEERCIKENTIDHVLGLLYVEVHRKMEENPEVEKEVRELMKKLEEGNNKIADLGRRLAEEVVKAQMQTTYRLNIVYDLLSWESDIVRSGIFEEAYKKIEQNEHFEWAKEGKYKGAFIMKLGDLFPDMENPDMVLIRSDGTATYTGKDIAYHMWKFGLVSADMLYKIWDRIMFEKKEHETWTTARDGKPMPGKFGHADIVINVIGAEQRYPQKVVAYALKLLGYEEAYKNFHHLAYEHVVRPEGKFSGRKGTWIGFTVDEVVNEAVKRAKELVEEKNPNLSEEEKKKIAEAVGIGAIRYNMLKYSPEKIITFRWEDVLNFEGESAPYVQYAHARCASILRKAMEKGIDLKFNNLLENADFSNLDRKEKELIKLLSRFPEIVKEAGTEIKPHLLAWYANEVAMVFNKFYMALPVLKAKSGTLEERLLLVMATKQVLRNVLYLMGIGAPERM; via the coding sequence ATGGCTTACGATGACATAAAAGAGGAGATAAAACTAATTCTTAAGGAGATAATTAGGGATATGCTCGAAAAGGAGGGAAAAAGTTGGGATGGCGAGATATTGTTCGATGAGACACCAAATATGGAACTTGGGGATTTCGCAACTACAGTTGCTTTTCAGCTGGCAAAGATTTTTAGAAAGGCTCCACGCATAATAGCTCAAGAAATCGTGGAAAAAACCAAGAACAAGCTGCCAGAATATATTTCGAAAGTTGAAGTTGCTGGAGCAGGTTATATAAACTTCTTCCTTGATTACGAAAAATTTGGAAAGCTTACCATAGAAGAAATCCTCAAAAAAGGAGAAAACTATGGAAAAAGCAATATCGGGAAAGGAAAGAAGGTTGTCATAGAGCACACCTCGGTAAATCCAACCAAGCCGCTTCACATGGGGCACGCAAGGAACTCGATTCTCGGAGACACTATGGCAAGGGTCATGAGAGCCTTGGGCTATAACGTTGAAGTTCAGAACTACATTGACGACTTGGGAATTCAATTTGCTCAGGTAATGTGGGGATATTTAAACCTGAAAGAGGAGCTTGAAAAAATCAAAGCTGAAATTGAAGAACGGTGCATAAAAGAAAATACTATAGACCACGTTCTTGGTTTGCTTTATGTTGAGGTTCACAGAAAAATGGAAGAAAATCCTGAAGTCGAGAAAGAGGTTAGAGAACTCATGAAAAAACTTGAAGAAGGAAACAATAAGATAGCAGACCTTGGAAGGAGATTAGCAGAGGAAGTTGTTAAAGCCCAAATGCAAACAACATACCGCCTAAATATTGTCTATGATTTGCTTTCGTGGGAAAGCGATATAGTTAGAAGTGGTATTTTCGAAGAAGCTTATAAGAAAATAGAACAAAATGAGCACTTTGAATGGGCCAAAGAGGGCAAATACAAGGGAGCATTCATAATGAAGCTTGGCGATCTCTTCCCAGACATGGAGAATCCAGACATGGTTCTCATAAGAAGCGACGGAACAGCCACGTACACTGGAAAGGATATAGCATATCACATGTGGAAATTTGGGCTTGTAAGTGCAGACATGCTTTACAAGATTTGGGATAGGATAATGTTTGAGAAGAAAGAGCACGAGACATGGACAACTGCAAGAGATGGCAAACCAATGCCTGGAAAATTTGGACATGCCGACATCGTTATAAATGTCATCGGCGCTGAGCAGAGGTATCCTCAAAAAGTTGTTGCTTATGCACTCAAACTTTTGGGATATGAGGAAGCTTACAAGAACTTCCATCACTTAGCCTATGAACATGTGGTAAGACCAGAGGGGAAGTTCAGCGGAAGGAAAGGAACATGGATCGGGTTCACTGTCGATGAAGTCGTGAATGAGGCTGTAAAGAGAGCAAAAGAACTTGTCGAAGAAAAGAATCCCAACTTAAGCGAAGAAGAAAAGAAAAAAATCGCAGAGGCTGTAGGAATTGGGGCAATAAGGTACAACATGCTTAAGTATTCTCCAGAAAAGATAATTACATTCCGATGGGAAGATGTGCTCAACTTTGAAGGAGAGAGCGCTCCCTATGTCCAGTACGCACATGCAAGATGTGCCTCAATATTGAGAAAAGCCATGGAAAAGGGCATTGATCTAAAATTCAACAACCTCTTAGAAAATGCAGATTTCTCAAATCTTGACAGGAAAGAAAAAGAGTTAATAAAACTGCTCTCAAGATTTCCCGAAATAGTTAAGGAAGCGGGGACTGAAATAAAACCACATCTCCTGGCATGGTATGCCAATGAAGTTGCAATGGTGTTTAATAAGTTCTACATGGCACTGCCAGTGCTTAAAGCAAAGAGCGGGACACTCGAAGAGCGTTTGCTGCTGGTTATGGCAACAAAGCAGGTTCTAAGGAATGTGCTCTATTTGATGGGGATAGGAGCTCCGGAAAGAATGTGA